In Festucalex cinctus isolate MCC-2025b chromosome 1, RoL_Fcin_1.0, whole genome shotgun sequence, the sequence AGCCAATAAAAGTAAGCAGGACGAGTTGCGATAATACCGCCGCAGGGCGCAcagtagttttttatttttgtttttttttttattttaagaaggggaaaaataataataataataataataataataacaataatagttataaaaaataatccatacatccatccattttcttaaccgcttacactTTTATCGTCTTTACTCAGACTTACTAAATTGTATCAAAATTAGGCGATCAATAGGCCGCCCTGTTGTTAATATTCCCAATGTGTTGCTTTTGAATCTTCATCCAGAATCACGGCTGCGTGGATCGCATTGTGAACGTTTATGACGCGCGCATTTCTTTCTTGTACTTGCATGACAAAACCCTATATCTACGCAGCAAAGATGCaccagactgttttttttttttttttttttttttttttttttttttatccttattgtcttgtgtcaatatagttttatttagccTTTAATGGCAATTGCGCGGCGGGCGGGTGAAGTTACGATACACGCATATTGTTGTGCGGCGCGATGATGTAATGCGTGCAGGATGTGTCCACATTTGTTGTCACTAATGTGATTTGTTGCATGAGGCTTTTTCAAGATAGGTGATCAATGGGAGATGACGGCAGTTTAAGATCTTTATTTGCGTGCAGCTTTCCGCCCCGCTGCGTGCTGTGACGTAGGAGCAAGTCTGCAAAACATTATAATGTGACCCAACATCCATCATACGTGGCGTTTGAGGAATAGAAATGCACCACAAAGCCGATTGTGTCGCTGTTTTCCCATGTCTCCTGAATGTGCGGATTGCGTACGGTAGGTCCAGACTTGACGTGGCGGTGCGTAAAGTTTCacgttcagtttgttttctataaatcccacctttggcgcagaaatgttcgtacgtagcgttttggcctcattttgatcgtacgcaagctttataaatgaggcccctgaTGATCTACAGTACACTTATAACGGTGCAGTGGTCGGGAATCACTACACGAGAGTTATAATGAGCTTAAAGCAACACAAGAcatattaatcattttccagtattggatcaGGCATTatggacaaagaataaaagtgcaaatatatttgCCATGTTATTCCCTGAATTTGAGTTTCAACCAATTAAGTGTCCGAATTCGATCGTACGGTGTGGGATGCCAtgatcctggtcacgtgatcgtgatgacgtatcctgTGCGTAACTGGAAGCCGTcttgttcatttcaatgggaactTGCTGAAGTAATGAGCGAGAATAAGACGTCTTGGTTCCCAAATATtgttcagagtaaagtcctgaacacgtccggtttcatgtcattccgtgttgGGGGTTGGCCGCTCTTAATGTGCGCTAAAGctgtgcttagcacacgacatagacaaagcttagcctagcagagcagccggatgtttaccgtccacttggACTCGCCGACAGCTGGATGTCccagttttatccggctttcggttggaaacaaatctttggcgtgtcctctgtggctgtactgcttttgaagacgtgcttctttgttgtaaggcgaaattccacctttgatgtccaccGTGGGACGTGATAATTCCTTGTGAgtctctttgttgtcattcattcaatgtgtattttatgcacatgatacgtcacgatgaccaCGTGATTGTACGAAATGCCCAATACAGTACttgatgcaaaaatattcataaaaattgctataaaatcataattgctcaacagaaaaaaaaattcatggaagagttgaaattaaccatttcacagaatagctggttagtttttcataagttttgtgttcctttaaaatcGGTGCTCTATTTGACATTTCTCGCTCTCCTCGTAGGTAAAACTGGAGTTAATCCGGCAGGCGGAATCTTTTGAACAAGTCAGGGAGATCCTAGAGGAGGGAATCAGTGAAGACGATTCCTCGCCTGCAGATGTCTACTGAGCCTGCTATTGCAGACATAAAGCACTGACCAAGCTAAAAGATGGACCAATGACGCTGAAAGAAGAacagcaatgcggaccaaacgtTGTTTTGAAGTGACCAAGGGAAGGACAATTGCTGTTGTTCGCACATCATTTACTAACTATTGTGAAAACAGTCTCACACTAATCCATGTTATCACAAGAGGGGGAACGCTGTTTGGGGTTTATCATACATTTTACATGcttatattttaataattactGTATAATGCAGAATGTTAATCCAAACAATAACTAATTTTCAAATACAACCTCAAAGCTTTATCTCCACCTTACTGCGTTCTCGTTGAACTCTGAAGTGGTCAGCCTCCAGGCAGCTCAGCAGTGCGAGAAAACTAATGGAAAGCCGGAACTTTGTGAATGGTGCATAAACCAGCAGACGTTACTAACTCATTATTTAAAGAGCCAAAGCCTATATTTTGAATTTCTACTACACAACTACATATCCACATCCAATGATGGCTTTCCATTTATTTGTGAAATggataaagtaaaaaataaataaaaatgcatgtacGTTAAAGAGTGTTAAAAGCAATGTGCACCTTGATTTTGTACATAAACATTTTGTAACCATACATCCATCATCTTTGGAAAGAGAACGGAATGCATTAACGGTTAATGAAGTGATGCAATTTCTCAAGTGTCTGTAAGTAATGTGTGTTACTAAAATATTCATAATTTGTGTCATTACTATTGTTAACTTTTCTCCTTTCAACCAAAACAATGTCCTTATTTCCGGCAAATGATTGTCTTAGTTCTTATGCTTACCTTgaatatttaactttttttgtgtgtgtttgtgcagaaTACATTTGGTCAAGTCACATGACACATGGAGACATAATATGCAATAAGAACCGTGTGATATATATTTGTCAAAAATACTATTTGAAGAAATGTCTTCAAATGTCAATTTCAATATTACAGTGAAATATAATACATAATGACTACATTATTAGGGAGCAGCAATAAACTTTACTTGTGAACTTTTATGAACTTATATGGTGTTCCTTGTCAGTTTCCTTGTCCATGTCAATAACTCATTCAAACattcaaaacattaaaaatacacaaaaactaaacacagcTATCCAACATTCTTTAAATATCTTTATTCTTTAAGAATAGAACACTATAATTATTAACTTTAGCCTATTATAATTTAAGTAcgtacacagaaaaaaaaatattttgcagctTGGTGTATTTTCAGATGGCTTAGATCACGTCAAGTCACATGACGTGATCACATGGCGCTCTTTCTCTCTTGTGGGGAGCGCTCAGCCTCTTTTGTCCGCTCTTTCTCGCTCTGTGTCTGCTCAGCGTCGGTGCACTTTGTCTTTAGACTTTCGCTGCATCAGCAAACAAAAGATCATCAGTTGAAAATAACGACAAACCGAGCTCTAGTCGTTTTTGCAGTGCTTGTCAAAATCAGCATTTTGTCATGCGAGAACATTTACATTAGTCTCGTTTGAgagtaatgtaaaaataaataaatacaaattagggATGGGAAGTAGCTGGTAGTAGCTTTCTTGATCAgttgtgtttggggggggttaacttcatttttcaaactcaaTGTTCTGACTTCCTGTTACAATGAGGGTTTGTCCACTGTACATGACAATGAATAAGCACGTTTGCCGGTTTCAACCTAGTACTGTGGTGCTCTCCAATTGACCTCAATTGTTTCAACACGATTAATAAGCAATCAGTTGCACTTGGTTGACTTTGACGGTTGAATGATGAATTTATCAACTAATCAATTATTATGCCCATCTCTAATAAACAAGATGCTATTGtcattttctgaagctgcacatTTATATTCAGGCCTCAATGCTGTACTGAATCCTCACAGGCAGATTTTGAGCGTATCAtttttttctggttgaaaaATTTGGCATTCGCAGTGCTTATGAGGAATATCATAACAGTTCCACAGAGCCTGATGCACTCACACATCAACCTAGATGAAAAGTTATGGTCTCTTCAAAGTCCTCATTAATTTATATTGATGGCAAATTTCATAGACACAAAACAAACCCTTCAGTCAAAAATGAGGTCAAGATGACGAACGTTATTTAAGTGCCATACATGTTATAGTAGCACAGTTAATGTTTTGTAATGGCAGAAAATCCTTTAACAGAGCTGAGAAACATTTTCACAGTAGCAGTACAAAACGACTTTGTTGAATAGTTACATCATTTTAATACCATCTTGGCTTAACACAATTTGGTTTATTGCTCAATTATGCAGTCAATGCAGCAAGCATCgattaaatgcattttattacaAGCAATAACCTAAAAGTTAatgatgttttaatattgcaattaaaaaaaaagtgccagctGCACTGTACTATACAGAAAGCATAGCAGAAATACCGACTTCAACTCTTAACACTAACATGAAACTTCATGTTAGACTTTCAAGACATGCATAAGGCTAAAAATTCTTAAACCTCAAGTCAGCAATACCTTGTCTTGTTACAGGGGTTTGGCGGAGGGGGGCTGGTTTAGGCTGGATTGTAAGAGGGCaacagttaataataataatttttaaaaaagcatccaggaggaaaattatttttcatcataGGAAGTATTTGAACGTGTTAAAGAAGTAACGAGAAAGAGGTTACGGGTTTTTAATACATTAACATTAATTGGGtggtgagtattttttttttcgcattctattgaaactatttacaaataaggaaaaaaaatcagcaattgTTACCGGAATTTACCAAATGCTAAAAACGAATTACTTTTATTCCCTTTCTTGTGGAAAATGTAGCAAATActgtaaagaaaagaaaatctacATAATTTATAAACCTACCCTCCAGATACGTGCGAGCCACAAACTTGAGGATCTCATCAATTAGTATGACTGGGAAGGAAAGCTTCAATACCACAATCCACTGGTCCACAGTCAAGTGAGTGAGCTTGAAGATCATCTACAGAAGGCAGAAACAGCTTTTTCAATACCTGTTTGTAAACCAGAATCACTAATGGTAGTGGTTATTCACACACAACTATGTATTTCACTTTTCACAATACACTGGAGTACCGTCATGATCTCTGCAGCTGGCCTGATGGCAAgtcaaactaaactaaagacTATTTACGTGATGGAAGTGAGATCATGGAGGTGGGAGGTGAAGTGTGTTCCTATTAAGAGTAGATAGATGAGAAGGGTAGTAGAACAGGAGGTCAGACTCACGGGCAGAGGGTCCACGTAGATAATCATGAAGTGAAGGGACATTGAAAGGGTCATGGCAGCCACCAACCAGATGTTGCTCCAAGGGGGCATGCGCATCAGGGACTGGTTCTCAGACAAGCTAGGGGCAGAAAGATGTTGGATTtgaggtttctttttttaagtaacaAAGATTTAGAATTGATTGATGTCCATTTTTATTAAAGGGTTTATAATTGCCAATGGGTGCCACAAGTTGGCTAATAACGAAGGATACTATGTTCCCTGAAAGTATTTAACTCGCAAATATGTGGGAGAACACTGTGCTGTATCCCACCCATATAGTCATTTTGATTTCATTAGTCCCACCTGTTTAGAGCATTGCACATCTCAATAGTGACCAGCACGGATAGAGCCATGGTCATTGGCGGAGACGCTTCAAACACATGACAGTGGATCCCAGCAAAGTCCTCATTGTCATCACTGCACTGCATGAAGTGTGACtaaaaacaaggaaaacaacAATTCATAATCTTTATTTGGTCGATTCCTAGATGTCTGTGCCAAAGGATTTGGTAGAACTGGGATCAATTTCTCCCCTGTCACCAAATACTAACCAGTTGATGGAAGGAGACCAATGGGCCATCTTCGCTATACAGGAACCACCAGGCAGCTGCGGCAACAGTTGCAGCACCGACATAACCTGAAAAACATTTGAGATATTGAAGTCCATGTGGCGAGCAAACtcctttgggacacttggacATAGTCACAAGTTTGAGGATCGAACCAACAACCTATAGGTTGTGAGACAACCAGTCTATCACCTGAACCATAACGCCCCAAGTCTAGTTAGCCTGTCATGTATATGAGATTTTGGATTTTGAATCAAGTTCTTCACTTGAAGTTATTTCAATTTGAGCTGAGCTCATTATTAGAACACAGATGACTTTAAAGGTCAATTTAGTCCCACAAACAAGTGAAGGATGCTTGACGGGAGACACTGTGGTCATCTATAATTAGATTTCATGTGGTACTATATCACAGAAATGTATTTATCCAAAGGAAATACGTGGCGCAATTTTGTACCTCCGATTGCCAGATATCTGAAGAATAGCCAACCAGAGATTAGGGGCTCTTTGGGCGATCGAGGGGCTTTGCCCATGATGTCCAGGTCTGGAGGGTTGAAGCCCAAAGCAGTAGCAGGAAGCCCGTCAGTCACAAGGTTGACCCAGAGCAACTGAACTGGAATCAGAGCCTCAGGCAGGCCCAAGGCTGCTGTCAGAAAGATACTGAAGAAATATGGGAAAGAGTTTTAGTATTGTCTACCTGGTCAAAGTATGAATGCTTGTTAAATTCTGCTACACAGCTTCATTCTGAAGGGTCTTGTGTTAGCTTACTGCTTCAGTTTAACTCAAGATAAGGGAGAATTTGAGTATCTGTTATCTTCTGTTACTTTGCTGTTGATTTTAAACTCATTATCCTGGAGTGATTTCAGTCAACCCTGTAATCTCCAAAACAAAGTGCTTATGGATGACCATCATCAAGTACTTACCAGACAACCTCGCCAACATTGGAAGAAATGAGGTAGCGGATGAATTGCTTCATGTTGTTGTAAATAGCTCTGCCTTCCTCGACAGCAGATACGATGGAAGAAAAGTTGTCATCAGCCAGGACCATCTCAGAGGCTGACTTGGCAACTGCAGTGCCAGAGCCCATGGCGATGCCAATCTCCGCCTTCTTCAAGGCAGGGGCATCGTTCACTCCATCACCGGTCTGTGTTCATTATGGAAGGAGCAAAGATGGAGCGAATCTTAATGGGAGATTGCCTCCATGGACCAAATGGGATGCTTATTCCGTCTCAAGTTCAGGCAATGCCCGTCTCCTCACCATGGCAGTGATCTCATCAAAGCCTTGGAGGAACTCAACAATTTTCGATTTGTGGGATGGTTCCACCCTGGCAAAGCAACAAGCCTTACGGACTGCGTTCTTCTGGTCATAAGAAGACAGGTCATCAAACTCACGACCGGTGAAGGCCTTGCCGGTGACGTCCTCATCTTCTGAGAAGATGCCAATGCGGCGACAGATTGCCACTGCCGTGCCCTTGTTGTCACCTGGGGTGACAACAACAGAATCATAGAccatggttttgtttgtttttgttttttgtttttgttccagtGCTTGAGTTAAGGGCGAGCCTGTGGACCACTGACCGGTGATCATAATGACACGAATGCCAGCAGCTTTGCACAGCTCGATGGAGCTCATAACTTCCTTACGTGGAGGATCAAGCATACCAACACAGCCCACAAATGTCAAGTCAGTCTGATGACAAAAAGAAAGTTTTAGTGACTTCTTGAGGTGCTTACTTTTAATATTGATCAGCTTGAGTAGATGGACACTCCTTGGGGTCCAGTAGCAATACCTACAATTCATACAATATGAAGTAATTGTCATGTAGGGATATTCAGTGAAGACTACTTTGTATATTTCCACGGCTAAAGATCTAGATTTCAAGGACAAGCACCCCAGACATAAGTTGTAGGTCCAGTATGTTCCAAAGTTGTTAAAGTGCAGAATCAAGGGTACAAAAGCAGCCTCTTTAAGGTTATCAATATCGAGACAAGCCAATTGCATCCCTAAAAGTATTTTTAGCCTTAAATTCGATCATAGCAGGGGCAGTCACTCACCTCATACTCTGCAAACCTAGTGGAGTCCTCCAGGTTCATCTCCTCCTTCCTTAGAGGAGAGTCACAGGTGGCCAGTGCCAAACAGCGGAGAGTGTCTCGCCCTGTGCCCCATTCCTTGATTACTGCCATGATGTGATCTTTGACCGGCCCAGTCAAGGGAAGGCGAGTGGTGCCCACGCGAACGTATGAACATCGCTCAATCACACCCTCAGGGGCACCCTGGGAGGACATTTAGAATGCAACATTATTTGCTTATTCTCTTAAGAGATTAGGTTAACAGGCATCTGACTTGCTAAGCTTCTATTCCAAGTATAATTGCAGCTTTTTCAGAATAGCAGCTCTATCAATGTTATGTCACTTACTTTGACAAACATCTTGTTTCCTACTGGGGCTTTTCCAGACTTTGCTGGAGAACAGTAGACTGACATTGACTTCCTGTCTCTGGAGAACTCCAGTGTGAACTCCTTCTTCATCAGCTGCTTAATCACCTGTCAGAGAAAAGTAGAAAATTAAAAGATCAATCGGACACACACTGCAGGTGAGAGAATTTTGTGAACTTACACTGCAGCAAGCATTGGCGCGTTCCACCCTGGACAGGCTACGCACTTCCGTGTTGAACACGTTCATCTTCTCCACCAGACAGCTGAGAGCTGTTTCAGTGGCCTCACCCACTTTCTCATAAATTCCCTTTGACTGCAAAGGAGAACGATGAGTTTAGTATATTTGATGTGTAAACGTCTGCCGTTTTGGTCTCTACCACTCGACCGACCTCGTTATAGTCAAGCGAGGAATCATTGCAAAGAGCGCAAATGGTGGCCAGCTCAACCAGTCCATCATACTGGCCACATTTGACACTCATCCCCCTCCTTGTCCTAAAGGGATCGCACAATTTTAGTTTTGTACTGTTCAGGAAATTGTCATCATTTTATCTAGTATGTTTAGATGTATACACTTACACTTCTCCCTCAGGGGTGTACTTTGAACCAGAGATGTCAAATTGACCGAGCGTGACATTGTCATTGTCCATTTTATCAATAATGAACATCTGTGAGGGAACAAGTCTTGCGTCAACTCTCTAGAAATGAATATTTCTCTCCTAGAAGCTTTATACTATATAAGAATTACATGTTTGAACCTACCTTAGTCACACACATCTGATTGGTGGTGAGGGTACCGGTTTTGTCAGAGCAGATGACTGAGGTGCATCCCAGGGTCTCTACAGAAGGCAGACTTCTGACGATGGCATTCTTCTTGGCCATGCGGCGCGTTCCCAAAGCCAGACAGGTGGTGATGACAGCAGGCAGACCTGGGAGAGTTAGATTCACATATTGGAACACAGTACTTGGGTATTAACTTCAATAATAAATCTACAGGTTATGTCTCCTGGATAATTGCAGAAAGTAAATTTCAAATTGCAGCACCTTTCTTGTGTTTTTCTTAATGTTGGACTTCAAACACAATTAAGTAGTGAGCAAACCAATACCTCATAGCTTAACCTTGTAGAGTAATGTGTTACATAACTCACGTCATGTAAAAATGGTGCCCACATTTAGTATTTAATAGGTCACCAGTTAAGGTATCGTATGTACACGCTGCTCGAGTTAAATTTTAGATATGATCATCTAAATAGGCAGGCAAATGGAATTCCTGGGGTTTACCTTCAGGGATGGCAGCCACAGCTAAAGCCACAGCAATCTTGAAATAGTAGATTGCACCACGGAACCACGAGCCACCATGGACTGGGTCATTAAAATGGCCAATGTTGATTATCCATACAGCCACGCAGATAAGGGAGATGACCTGGAGAAGACAGAGGAAAGTATGACAGATCAGTCAttgtaaattttaaacattaatTGGCCACAGGACTTATTGCCTGGTTGTTTTCATGTCTTGGTTGGGGCTCCCACCTTGGAAAGCTGCTCCCCAAACTCATCGAGTTTCTGCTGTAGAGGGGTCTTCTCCTGCTCAGTGGCAGCCATCTGGTCACGGATCTTCCCGATCTCAGTGGAGACGCCAGTCGCCACAGCGATGCCAGTGGCTTTTCCAGAAGCAATGTTGGTGCCCTAAGTGTAGGGTTTTtagccatgatttttttttggtttttacagCAGAGATTTTGGCATAATGAAGACATGCGGAATAATagagacaatggatggatggatagggaTGTTTCTATACTCTTGCAATTTATTATTCTTCCTTTTGATTGGATTGGTTCATGATTGCGGAAGTATCTGGCCGTTTCCCAGAAATGATTGTGAAACATGAGGGATGGTGTAAAGTAGACACTCACAGAGAACAACATGTTCTTCTTGTCCTGGTTGACAGCTCGAGGGTCCGGGACGGCATCAGTGTGCTTAATCACACTGACTGACTCACCTGGGAGACATGAGTGACCAGAGTATCAGTAAAACCTCtttataaaatgtgtcttatagaGAAACACCTACCAGTGAGAATGGACTGGTCCACACGCAGAGTGGTAGATTTGATGGAGATAATCCTGATGTCTGCTGGTACTTTGTCACCAACTACAAATACATGGAAATGCACAAAACCTCCCTATTAATAAAAACTTGTGATAATGGTTCATTTAAGAAAGTAGTGTATAGACTGATTGGGCATGCTGACGGTTTTTAGCAGAAGGACTATGTTGTCAGTACTGTCAGTGGCAGAAAAAGACTAAAGGAAGGATACAACAGGTATGATGTGGAACTTACCAGAGACCTCGACCACGTCACCAGGCACAATCTCCCTGGCCTTAATTCTCTGCACACTCTTCCTGTCCGCCCGGTAAACTTTACCCATCTCAGGCTCATATTCCTTCAGAGCCTCAATGGCGCTCTCTGCATTGCGCTCCTATGGAAAAAATATACCGACATCATTACAGTATAGTCACATACTGAATATACACTACTCTGctgatgcttttaaatccaggttgaaaaatgtttgtcatacctttgattaaggtcttttaaacagttttaatttaaataatgttttttttttccttttaattattattattaccggttattattatttttaaacttccttatgttaaatgtttttaaagtttgcttatAATGTTTTAACCAGAGGTGGGagcgtcaatgaattttgagcatcCATCATTCGTCAACACATCAACAGTCAGAACCATCTTGCGTCAACACATCAACAGTCAGAACCATCTTGAGTCATCCTGCGTCATCcgtcatcgtcaatccgtcacTATCTGAAGTTCAATGGCATTGTAATCAATATCCATCATTCACCATGCATCCGCGCACCACCATCATTGACAGACTTCCGTCATTGACAAACTGATGGACTTTCCCCTCACTCTATAACAGGTTCACGGCAAACTTCATACAATAAGCAATGACGCATTACTGACATCTAACTGTAGATACATCAAATTGTATAACACGCTtccaaaatatttgtttgtgaCACCACTTACTGTCATGGTTTCATGAAATACAATTCCAATTTCCaaacatattaaaaatacagttaCAGCGAGGAACATATCCAAGTAAAATGCAGGGTTTATAATTGTGAAGAAGTAAGTCATTGTGCATTTTAAACATGGTTTCAATTGAAATGCAATGTGCCAAATGGAGATCACTGATTGGCTATTTAGCTAGAAAATGCAAATCCATACAAAGAGCTCCACTGGGAGATGACGTCACGTCTACAGCATGGTAACCGtatccataaaataaaaaataaatagaacaaTGACCGAACGCCACTTTTTCTTCCTTGTTGTTTTGTTCTCATCTAATTTTTCGTCGTCTTCTCTTGGCAGATTACTGTAACACCTTGTTtggaaatgtgtatttttatttacttgcaatTTACGAATTTGTTTTGTGGATTGTTATTGTTAATACTTTTGGTTTTGTATTTCAGTTTCATAgtgaggtgttttgttttgtgtactgCGCATGTCATGATCCGAGagaagagtgagagagagagagggataaCTGAGCGAGCCTCCGAGAACAACGACATCTTAAGGTTTCATTACCTTATACGGGCGCTCAGCAAAAATCTGCACATTCACTATTCATTGAaagactgaaataaaataacttgcTCAAAAATCTCAGCCGAGACTGCAGGTGCTGTTAATATGAAGCTTAATTAATTggagtgtaaaaaaatatatatatactaaattGGCTTGGCTTGACATGGTCACGTCAGGGTCACGTCACATGGTGGCGACAGCCTGCCATCTGGCCACCGTTACTGTTGACGTGGAACCTTTGTCTCCATATAGTAAAGAATAAGATCATGACGGGCTCCAGGTGGGGGAGTGGAATCGTCACTTGCCGTTGGCGCGGGTttgctcctccgcctgggagatcccatgaggcttacatgaagtaagcttgtgtgtgagtggttactaaaaaaataaaaataaataaaaaataaaataaataaataaacaagatcATGACAATTAACTTTACTGtgtgactcgggtcatgcaggggtaatgtttgggtcttgactcatgtctggggttaagtttgagttcatgacctgttaagcttgggttcatgaccgtgaggtcaagtgtctgtgttgtactgatgtaacaagtgtctgcattgaactgatgtaaccatcatctggtttcaactggaaagacgctatgtgatgtcatgtcaggacttatgtgatgtcaatctttaatcctttacttagccacaaccaatccgatcgattcactgtctgtagtagcgttctgagaagtgtttgtcggattattgctttctgtccctctgtgcaactctctttgtatctcgtctagtcaagtttgttctacgcctctcgatgtgaataaatagttaaaacctaatttgtgtctgcgctttgggatccaaccttcagcacatgacatactgaaattttgatatattttttaaataaaatagggaAAAAATATACTCAGGCGGATTACTGGAAGGGAAACAAAATGTAACAACTGATTTGGATTGGCTGTCTAgcgcagccaatcacagtaatTGCCACCATCATCAATTTGCATAAAAAGCAAAATGACAGAAAAATCTCTTAATACTTAACCATTTTAATCAAAATCACtgctttttattactttaagtTTGTTCCTGCATGCGCCATGAATCTTTGGAGCAAGATTGTGTCAATTTACTATGTTTGACTTTATACAACCGTGACTGTGGACCACACTGCAAACAATGACATCCCAGTCATGTACCTTACTCATCACATTGCGAAAGAAATTATTATAAGCATCAGGTTGAGATGACTGGTTATCCATGTGACACAATGTAGGTAGGTTTAATTCATGTTTATTGCAAGACTGTAGTCCCTGTATAGTTcgtattcacaattctgcttgggATACAATGCACATGCAACTGGGTGAGTGTCTCTCattgatgattttatttatgGTCCGTCAGTGCTTAGTtcatcattattttaaaaattgccGTCAACATTCGTCAACAAAATGAACGTCCAGCATTGACGGACGGACCTTCCGTCAATGTTGACAAAACGCCCACCTCtggttttaacattgtcaatgcatgttctttttgtacatttttaacctacttttgttttctcttctgCAGTGttgttaactactgtgtttgttgatgcttctttccttgtgtaagcACGCGACATTCAGTTGCCTTcggcacaaacattaaattggcTGTGCTGAATGTGCGCTctcttttaa encodes:
- the atp2a1 gene encoding sarcoplasmic/endoplasmic reticulum calcium ATPase 1 isoform X2, coding for MENAHTKESEEVLAYFGVTEDKGLSPEQFKKNLDKFGYNELPAEEGKSIWELVVEQFEDLLVRILLLAACISFVLAWFEEGEETVTAFVEPFVILLILIANAVVGVWQERNAESAIEALKEYEPEMGKVYRADRKSVQRIKAREIVPGDVVEVSVGDKVPADIRIISIKSTTLRVDQSILTGESVSVIKHTDAVPDPRAVNQDKKNMLFSGTNIASGKATGIAVATGVSTEIGKIRDQMAATEQEKTPLQQKLDEFGEQLSKVISLICVAVWIINIGHFNDPVHGGSWFRGAIYYFKIAVALAVAAIPEGLPAVITTCLALGTRRMAKKNAIVRSLPSVETLGCTSVICSDKTGTLTTNQMCVTKMFIIDKMDNDNVTLGQFDISGSKYTPEGEVTRRGMSVKCGQYDGLVELATICALCNDSSLDYNESKGIYEKVGEATETALSCLVEKMNVFNTEVRSLSRVERANACCSVIKQLMKKEFTLEFSRDRKSMSVYCSPAKSGKAPVGNKMFVKGAPEGVIERCSYVRVGTTRLPLTGPVKDHIMAVIKEWGTGRDTLRCLALATCDSPLRKEEMNLEDSTRFAEYETDLTFVGCVGMLDPPRKEVMSSIELCKAAGIRVIMITGDNKGTAVAICRRIGIFSEDEDVTGKAFTGREFDDLSSYDQKNAVRKACCFARVEPSHKSKIVEFLQGFDEITAMTGDGVNDAPALKKAEIGIAMGSGTAVAKSASEMVLADDNFSSIVSAVEEGRAIYNNMKQFIRYLISSNVGEVVCIFLTAALGLPEALIPVQLLWVNLVTDGLPATALGFNPPDLDIMGKAPRSPKEPLISGWLFFRYLAIGGYVGAATVAAAAWWFLYSEDGPLVSFHQLSHFMQCSDDNEDFAGIHCHVFEASPPMTMALSVLVTIEMCNALNSLSENQSLMRMPPWSNIWLVAAMTLSMSLHFMIIYVDPLPMIFKLTHLTVDQWIVVLKLSFPVILIDEILKFVARTYLEA